A single Symbiobacterium thermophilum IAM 14863 DNA region contains:
- a CDS encoding pyrimidine-nucleoside phosphorylase: protein MRAYDIIYRKRMGQELTTDEIRFLVRGYVSGEVTDYQMAAWAMAVCIQGMTPRETADLTMAMAESGDQIDLSGIRGRKVDKHSTGGVGDKVSLVLVPLVAACGAPVAKMSGRGLGHTGGTIDKLESIPGFRVELSPQEFIDQVNRVGCAVAGQSGNLVPADKKLYALRDVTATVDSIPLIASSIMSKKIAGGADAVVLDVKAGAGAFMKDLDQAFRLAEMMVAIGREVGREVAAVVSNMDQPLGYAVGNALEVAEAIETLRGFGPKDLEEICLQLGSQMLRLAGVAPDGESARKMLLRALRAGHGLNKLIEMVEAQGGDPSYIRQPIKLPRAKRIVPVAAPRSGYVQAIDALEVGVAAMLLGAGRETKESAIDLGVGVVLRKKVGDPVEAGEPLAELHVNSERRLDEARERLAGAYRIGGERLQEPPLVYGLVTSHGTERWA from the coding sequence ATGCGCGCATACGACATCATCTATCGCAAGCGGATGGGGCAGGAGCTCACCACCGATGAGATCCGGTTCCTGGTCCGCGGGTACGTTTCGGGTGAGGTGACGGACTACCAGATGGCGGCCTGGGCGATGGCCGTGTGCATACAGGGCATGACGCCGCGGGAGACCGCCGACCTCACGATGGCCATGGCCGAGTCCGGCGATCAGATCGACCTGTCGGGCATCCGCGGCCGCAAGGTCGACAAGCACTCCACCGGCGGCGTGGGGGACAAGGTCTCGCTGGTCCTGGTTCCCCTGGTCGCGGCCTGCGGTGCGCCGGTCGCGAAGATGTCCGGCCGCGGCCTGGGCCACACCGGCGGCACCATCGACAAGCTGGAGTCGATCCCCGGGTTCCGGGTGGAGCTGAGCCCGCAGGAGTTCATCGACCAGGTGAACCGGGTCGGCTGCGCCGTGGCCGGGCAGAGCGGCAACCTGGTCCCGGCCGACAAGAAGCTGTACGCCCTGCGGGACGTGACCGCCACCGTCGACTCCATCCCGCTGATCGCGTCGTCCATCATGTCGAAGAAGATCGCGGGCGGCGCCGACGCGGTGGTGCTGGACGTGAAGGCGGGGGCCGGCGCGTTCATGAAGGACCTGGACCAGGCCTTCCGGCTGGCGGAGATGATGGTGGCCATCGGCCGGGAGGTCGGCCGCGAGGTCGCGGCGGTGGTCTCCAACATGGACCAGCCGCTGGGGTATGCGGTAGGCAACGCCCTGGAGGTGGCGGAGGCCATCGAGACCCTGCGGGGCTTCGGCCCGAAGGACCTGGAGGAGATCTGCCTGCAGCTGGGCTCCCAGATGTTGCGCCTGGCCGGCGTCGCCCCGGACGGGGAGTCGGCCCGGAAGATGCTGCTCCGGGCCCTGCGGGCGGGCCACGGGCTGAACAAGCTGATCGAGATGGTGGAGGCCCAGGGCGGCGATCCCAGCTACATCCGGCAGCCGATCAAGCTGCCCCGGGCGAAGCGGATCGTCCCGGTGGCGGCGCCCCGGTCGGGCTACGTCCAGGCCATCGACGCCCTGGAGGTCGGCGTGGCCGCCATGCTGCTCGGGGCGGGGCGCGAGACCAAGGAGTCCGCCATCGACCTGGGCGTGGGCGTGGTGCTCCGCAAGAAGGTGGGCGACCCGGTGGAGGCCGGCGAGCCGCTGGCGGAGCTGCACGTGAACTCCGAGAGGCGGCTGGACGAGGCCCGGGAGCGGCTGGCGGGCGCCTACCGCATCGGCGGGGAGCGGTTGCAGGAGCCGCCGCTGGTCTACGGGCTGGTCACCAGCCACGGCACGGAGCGCTGGGCATAG
- a CDS encoding ATP-binding protein, whose product MRSLTAKFMVGITGLVLAVLFIALSLDFAYQQRQADADLLIKASLVAKQQQATRSFFSRSSGEYVHGGEARPLEPSEVGEGVSDIFADLSKSQVKQTNLHPRIPENAPDDFERAALEYFIKDPQNNEFWQRVTLSDGTPAFRYVMALRAEESCLRCHGQPKGELDPTGYPKEGLELGDVAGAISVVLPMRETLASARTESLRLAALVVFIALLCFGLIWLILYRQVATPLAELADVATHIGTGNFVIEPERLQSLKANQETAVVAQAFEQMSDRLQELYAGLEQKVAERTRELEEANRELERASRYKSEFLTMISHELRTPLTSIIAFTELLLNDPRLAPEQRESLSEVLESSQKLLGMITNLLDYSRLEAGKVKLFREVLDLRDLIRDGVRTIQPLAAKKRIMLSMDCAPEVPLVHADPLRISQVLLNLLSNAVKFTPEGGRVAVECRADQREVRVTVRDTGPGVPEEEQELIFQPFRQGREKGRPEGWGLGLALSASLVRAHDGRIWVESEPGHGAAFTFTLPIWFE is encoded by the coding sequence ATGCGCAGCCTGACGGCCAAGTTCATGGTCGGCATCACCGGTCTCGTCCTGGCCGTTCTCTTCATCGCGCTCTCGCTGGACTTCGCCTACCAGCAGCGGCAGGCCGACGCCGACCTGCTGATCAAGGCGAGCCTGGTGGCGAAACAGCAGCAGGCGACCCGCTCGTTCTTCTCCCGGTCCAGCGGGGAGTATGTCCACGGCGGGGAGGCCCGGCCCCTGGAGCCGTCGGAGGTGGGGGAAGGGGTCAGCGACATCTTCGCCGACCTCTCCAAGTCCCAGGTGAAGCAGACCAACCTGCACCCCCGGATCCCGGAGAACGCGCCGGACGACTTCGAGCGTGCCGCCCTGGAGTACTTCATAAAGGACCCGCAGAACAACGAGTTCTGGCAGCGGGTGACCCTGTCGGACGGCACGCCGGCCTTCCGGTACGTGATGGCCCTCAGGGCCGAGGAGTCGTGCCTGCGCTGTCACGGCCAGCCCAAAGGCGAGCTGGACCCGACCGGATACCCCAAGGAGGGGCTCGAGCTCGGCGATGTGGCCGGCGCCATCAGCGTGGTCCTGCCGATGCGGGAGACCCTGGCCTCGGCGCGCACCGAGTCCCTCCGGCTGGCGGCCCTGGTGGTCTTCATCGCGCTGCTCTGCTTCGGCCTGATCTGGCTGATCCTCTACCGGCAGGTGGCCACGCCGCTGGCCGAGCTGGCCGACGTCGCCACCCATATCGGCACGGGCAACTTCGTCATCGAACCGGAGCGGCTGCAGTCGCTGAAGGCGAACCAGGAGACCGCCGTGGTCGCTCAGGCGTTTGAGCAGATGTCGGATCGCCTGCAGGAGCTGTACGCGGGCCTGGAGCAGAAGGTGGCCGAGCGAACCCGGGAGCTGGAGGAGGCCAACCGGGAGCTGGAGCGGGCCTCGCGGTACAAGTCGGAGTTCCTCACGATGATCTCCCACGAGCTGCGCACGCCGCTCACCTCGATCATCGCCTTTACGGAACTCCTGCTGAACGACCCGCGCCTGGCACCCGAGCAGCGGGAGTCGCTCAGCGAGGTGCTGGAGTCCAGCCAGAAACTGCTGGGTATGATCACCAACCTGCTGGACTACTCCCGTCTGGAGGCCGGTAAGGTGAAGCTGTTCCGGGAGGTGCTGGACCTGCGCGACCTGATCCGCGACGGGGTGCGCACCATCCAGCCCCTGGCGGCGAAGAAGCGGATCATGCTTTCGATGGACTGCGCGCCGGAGGTGCCGCTGGTCCACGCCGACCCGCTGCGCATCTCCCAGGTGCTGCTCAACCTGCTCAGCAACGCCGTCAAGTTCACGCCCGAGGGCGGGCGGGTCGCGGTGGAGTGCCGGGCGGACCAGCGGGAGGTGCGCGTGACCGTGCGCGACACGGGCCCCGGCGTTCCGGAGGAGGAGCAGGAGCTCATCTTCCAGCCGTTCCGCCAGGGCCGGGAGAAGGGACGGCCCGAAGGCTGGGGGCTGGGGCTGGCCCTCTCCGCCTCCCTGGTGCGGGCGCACGACGGCCGGATCTGGGTCGAGTCGGAGCCCGGGCACGGCGCGGCGTTCACGTTCACACTACCGATCTGGTTCGAGTGA
- a CDS encoding response regulator transcription factor, giving the protein MATGKKRILVVDDDPKILKALDQALQQEGYEVYRAEDGLQALEMARKVKPDLMILDIMLPKMDGFEVLAQLQSTGGVPTLILSARGEEMDKVVGFNVGADDYLVKPFRLSELLLRVRAILRRTAGAGAPVDEDRPLKFRDIEINRSSRTVIVRGQPVDLTPKEFDLLWLLASHPGHVFSREALLQRVWHSEYSGDEAALTVCVRRLREKIERDPGHPELIKTIWGIGYKFDG; this is encoded by the coding sequence ATGGCGACTGGCAAGAAGCGCATCCTGGTGGTCGACGACGACCCGAAGATCCTGAAGGCCCTGGACCAGGCCCTCCAGCAGGAGGGGTACGAGGTCTACCGGGCGGAGGACGGCCTGCAGGCCCTCGAGATGGCGCGCAAGGTGAAGCCGGACCTGATGATCCTTGACATCATGCTGCCCAAGATGGACGGGTTCGAGGTCCTGGCCCAGCTGCAGTCGACGGGCGGCGTCCCCACGCTCATCCTCTCCGCCCGCGGGGAGGAGATGGACAAGGTGGTCGGGTTCAACGTCGGGGCGGACGACTACCTGGTGAAGCCGTTCCGGCTCTCGGAGCTCCTCCTGCGGGTCCGGGCGATCCTGCGCCGCACGGCCGGCGCCGGCGCGCCCGTGGACGAGGACCGGCCGCTGAAGTTCAGGGACATCGAGATCAACCGCTCCTCCCGCACCGTCATCGTGCGGGGTCAGCCGGTGGACCTGACGCCCAAGGAGTTCGACCTGCTCTGGCTCCTGGCCAGCCACCCCGGGCACGTCTTCAGCCGGGAGGCCCTGCTGCAGCGGGTGTGGCACTCCGAGTACTCCGGCGACGAGGCGGCGCTCACCGTCTGCGTGCGCCGGCTGAGGGAGAAGATCGAGCGCGACCCCGGCCACCCGGAGCTGATCAAGACCATTTGGGGGATTGGGTATAAGTTTGATGGATGA
- a CDS encoding ABC transporter substrate-binding protein — protein sequence MRRFVAGMLAVLMLAAVGCSGRSSSGSQEMVIRMNIGTNPPSLDPRVTTGLPESHVEIALFEGLMRLDEKGNAIPGAAERYEVNDDATVFTFYLRDGLKWSNGDPLTAEDFVWTWKSVP from the coding sequence ATGCGTCGTTTCGTTGCAGGCATGCTGGCGGTGCTGATGCTGGCAGCCGTCGGGTGCTCCGGCAGGTCCAGTTCGGGTTCGCAAGAGATGGTTATCCGGATGAACATCGGCACGAACCCGCCGTCCCTCGACCCGCGGGTCACCACCGGCCTTCCCGAGTCCCACGTGGAGATCGCCCTGTTCGAGGGCCTGATGCGGCTGGACGAGAAGGGCAACGCGATCCCGGGTGCGGCAGAGCGGTACGAAGTCAACGACGACGCCACCGTCTTCACCTTCTACCTGCGTGACGGCCTGAAGTGGTCCAACGGCGACCCGCTGACCGCCGAGGATTTCGTCTGGACCTGGAAGTCCGTCCCCTGA
- a CDS encoding NifU family protein codes for MAEETLFERVERALDLIRPAIRMDGGEVELVAVEDGVARIRMVGACGGCPMSTMTLKMGIERAVRQQVPEIRAVEAV; via the coding sequence ATGGCTGAAGAGACGTTGTTCGAGCGCGTCGAGCGGGCGCTTGACCTGATCCGGCCCGCGATCCGCATGGACGGCGGCGAGGTGGAACTGGTCGCCGTCGAGGACGGCGTGGCCCGCATTCGCATGGTGGGTGCCTGTGGCGGCTGCCCGATGTCGACGATGACCCTGAAGATGGGCATTGAGCGGGCTGTCCGGCAGCAGGTGCCGGAAATCCGGGCCGTCGAGGCCGTCTGA
- the udk gene encoding uridine kinase produces the protein MPAPRAVIAIAGGTGSGKTTIANYISAAFPDDVALLPHDAYYKDNRNLTYEERSQLNYDHPDAFDNDLFIAHLKALKAGQAVERPVYNFSTHLREHQTLRVEPAAIIVVEGVLVLAHPELRALYDLSVFVDTDADVRILRRIVRDIHERGRTLDSVINQYLSTVKPMHEAFVEPSKRYANVIIPEGAHNKPGLEVLIAQVRHLIAQHEPSA, from the coding sequence ATGCCAGCCCCGAGGGCAGTGATCGCGATCGCCGGGGGCACGGGCTCCGGGAAGACCACCATCGCCAACTACATCTCGGCCGCGTTCCCGGACGACGTGGCGCTGCTGCCCCACGATGCCTACTACAAGGACAACCGGAACCTCACCTACGAAGAGCGGAGCCAGCTCAACTACGACCACCCCGACGCCTTCGACAACGACCTGTTCATCGCCCACCTGAAGGCACTGAAGGCTGGCCAGGCGGTGGAGCGGCCGGTGTACAACTTCTCGACCCACCTGCGGGAGCACCAGACCCTGCGGGTGGAGCCGGCGGCGATCATCGTCGTGGAAGGCGTACTGGTGCTGGCGCATCCGGAGCTGCGCGCCCTGTACGACCTCAGCGTGTTCGTGGACACCGACGCCGACGTGCGCATCCTGCGCCGGATCGTGCGTGACATCCACGAGCGCGGGCGCACCCTGGATTCGGTGATCAACCAGTACCTGTCCACCGTCAAGCCCATGCATGAGGCCTTCGTCGAGCCGAGCAAGCGGTACGCCAACGTCATCATTCCCGAGGGGGCCCACAACAAACCGGGGCTCGAGGTCCTGATCGCGCAGGTCCGCCACCTGATCGCCCAGCATGAACCCTCAGCCTGA
- a CDS encoding superoxide dismutase, which translates to MAFQLPALPYPTNALEPYIDAQTMEIHHGKHHAAYVNNLNAALEGHPELQSKSIEELLRGIDSVPESIRTAVRNNGGGHANHTLYWEIMTPGGAKEPGGELAEAINAAFGSFQNFKDEFAKAGAGRFGSGWAWLVVTKDGKLAVYSTANQDSPLMQGDTPILGMDVWEHAYYLKYQNRRPEYIQAFMNVINWDKVAERYAAARK; encoded by the coding sequence ATGGCTTTCCAGCTGCCTGCGCTTCCGTATCCGACCAACGCCCTGGAGCCGTACATCGACGCCCAGACCATGGAGATCCACCACGGCAAGCATCACGCCGCGTACGTCAACAACCTGAATGCCGCCCTGGAGGGGCATCCCGAGCTGCAGTCCAAGTCGATTGAGGAGCTGCTCCGGGGGATCGACAGCGTGCCCGAGTCCATCCGCACCGCCGTGCGGAACAACGGCGGCGGCCACGCCAACCACACCCTGTACTGGGAGATCATGACCCCCGGTGGTGCCAAGGAGCCCGGCGGCGAGCTGGCCGAGGCGATCAACGCGGCCTTCGGCTCGTTCCAGAACTTCAAGGACGAGTTCGCCAAGGCCGGCGCGGGCCGGTTCGGCTCCGGCTGGGCCTGGCTGGTGGTGACGAAGGACGGCAAGCTGGCGGTCTACTCCACGGCCAACCAGGACAGCCCGCTGATGCAGGGCGATACGCCGATCCTGGGCATGGACGTGTGGGAGCACGCCTACTACCTGAAGTACCAGAACCGCCGGCCGGAGTACATCCAGGCCTTCATGAACGTGATCAACTGGGACAAGGTGGCCGAGCGCTACGCCGCGGCCAGGAAGTAG
- a CDS encoding spore coat protein, producing MTDADRLRDCLCSSRDLAKLYAEAALEAANNGVREFFLAMHGEETHNQEVLFHFLHTRGEHPTRAADPGHIAAVRQRYGEAYRALGLTDPPSFRRYATADPRVPPAAAQAPEHFRPH from the coding sequence ATGACTGACGCCGACCGGCTGCGCGACTGCCTCTGCTCGTCCCGGGATCTGGCGAAGCTGTACGCGGAGGCGGCCCTGGAGGCGGCCAACAACGGCGTTCGGGAGTTCTTCCTGGCGATGCACGGCGAAGAGACCCACAACCAGGAGGTGCTCTTCCACTTCCTGCACACCCGGGGCGAGCACCCGACCCGGGCGGCGGACCCGGGCCATATCGCGGCGGTGCGGCAGCGCTACGGCGAAGCGTACCGCGCGCTGGGGCTGACCGACCCGCCCTCGTTCCGGCGCTATGCGACCGCGGATCCGCGGGTGCCCCCGGCCGCCGCACAGGCGCCCGAGCACTTCCGGCCGCACTGA
- a CDS encoding DUF72 domain-containing protein, with protein sequence MARIRVGTCAWSDHEEYYPPGLPPRERLSYYARHFSLVEVDSTFYRLQPARWFESWAERTPPDFRFNVKAYGAMTRHHREPRPGEEDVVEVFRRFDASVQPLREAGKLGALHFQFPPWFTCTEEARAWVRFCREFFADDLVAVEFRHVSWFRGESRDATLEFLRELRAVHVACDAPQVGTGTVPQVVAVTDPRLAIVRFHGRNAQTWYVKATTTAQRFDYLYSQEELAEWLPAIRDVLAPGAAEVHLLMNNNRANYAVRNALDLMELLGLPTPPRDERGVPLPPVRPRRTEQLRLF encoded by the coding sequence GTGGCCCGGATCCGCGTGGGCACCTGTGCCTGGTCCGATCACGAGGAGTACTACCCGCCCGGCCTGCCGCCGCGCGAGCGGCTGTCTTACTACGCGCGGCACTTCTCGCTGGTGGAGGTCGACAGCACCTTCTACCGGCTGCAGCCTGCCAGGTGGTTCGAAAGCTGGGCGGAGCGCACGCCGCCTGACTTCCGCTTCAACGTGAAAGCTTACGGCGCGATGACCCGGCACCACCGCGAGCCCCGGCCGGGGGAGGAAGACGTGGTGGAGGTCTTCCGGCGGTTTGACGCCTCGGTGCAGCCGCTGCGGGAGGCCGGGAAGCTGGGCGCGCTGCACTTCCAGTTTCCGCCCTGGTTCACCTGTACGGAGGAGGCGCGCGCGTGGGTGCGGTTCTGCCGGGAGTTTTTCGCCGACGACCTGGTCGCGGTGGAGTTCCGGCACGTGTCCTGGTTCCGGGGGGAGAGTCGCGACGCCACCCTGGAGTTCCTGCGGGAACTGCGGGCGGTGCATGTCGCGTGCGACGCGCCGCAGGTGGGCACGGGAACCGTGCCGCAGGTGGTGGCGGTGACCGACCCTCGCCTGGCGATCGTCCGGTTTCACGGCCGCAACGCGCAGACGTGGTACGTGAAGGCGACGACCACGGCTCAGCGGTTCGACTACCTGTACAGCCAGGAGGAGCTGGCGGAGTGGCTGCCGGCCATCCGGGACGTCCTCGCTCCCGGTGCGGCGGAGGTGCACCTGTTGATGAACAACAATCGCGCCAACTACGCCGTGCGGAACGCGCTGGACCTGATGGAGCTGCTCGGTCTGCCGACCCCTCCCCGCGACGAGCGCGGGGTGCCCCTGCCCCCCGTTCGGCCCAGGCGCACGGAACAGTTGCGGCTGTTCTAG
- a CDS encoding RNA polymerase sigma factor — protein MSWQARPGAQPLPAGDEEGRRIVRRLTAGDEEALGMMMESFGGALLQYAHRLVGDRHAAEEICQDALLKAWQQGEEFDQDGHLKAWLFRVARHRAIDCLRRRRSVVVEAFANQPAERAVHPEAEAERAWLTEAILDALAELPPPYQSVIQMRFFHDMGYREIAECLHIPIGTVKSRLNYGLKGLARILRARRISLDVLEH, from the coding sequence GTGTCATGGCAGGCTCGCCCCGGCGCGCAGCCTCTCCCTGCGGGGGATGAGGAGGGGCGCCGCATCGTCCGTCGGCTCACGGCCGGCGATGAGGAAGCGCTGGGCATGATGATGGAATCCTTCGGGGGCGCACTGTTGCAGTACGCTCACCGCCTCGTCGGTGACCGGCACGCCGCGGAGGAAATCTGTCAGGATGCCCTGCTCAAGGCCTGGCAGCAGGGGGAGGAGTTCGACCAGGACGGCCACCTGAAGGCCTGGCTCTTCCGCGTCGCGCGCCACCGCGCCATCGACTGCCTCCGGCGGCGCCGCAGCGTCGTCGTCGAAGCGTTCGCGAACCAGCCCGCGGAGAGGGCGGTACATCCCGAGGCCGAGGCCGAACGGGCCTGGCTGACGGAGGCCATCCTCGACGCCCTGGCGGAGCTGCCGCCGCCCTACCAGTCGGTGATCCAGATGCGCTTCTTCCACGACATGGGTTACCGCGAGATCGCCGAGTGTCTGCACATCCCGATCGGCACGGTCAAGAGCCGGCTCAACTATGGCCTGAAGGGGCTCGCGCGCATCCTGCGCGCGCGGCGGATCTCCCTCGACGTCCTGGAGCACTGA
- a CDS encoding thiamine diphosphokinase, protein MAHGGRRRAAIFAAGELLDLDRVRALVGQPDLVICADGGLRHAQALGLRVDLLVGDFDSLDGAALADARAAGMAIVQVPVEKDRTDSQIALEEALRRGADEILLAGGSGTRLDHTLSNVLLLPRCPVPVTMTDGKSVVRVLRDGQTLEVPRAAGAYLSLVPLTPAVTGVTVTGVHWPLGGAALRWGESLGISNRVVDVAARVSVGAGCLLVIQAWD, encoded by the coding sequence ATGGCTCACGGAGGACGGCGGCGCGCGGCGATCTTCGCCGCGGGGGAACTGCTGGATCTGGATCGGGTCAGGGCCCTGGTGGGGCAGCCCGACCTGGTGATCTGCGCCGACGGCGGCCTGCGCCACGCACAGGCGCTGGGTCTGCGGGTCGACTTGCTGGTGGGCGACTTCGATTCCCTGGACGGCGCCGCGCTGGCCGACGCCCGTGCGGCCGGGATGGCCATCGTGCAGGTGCCGGTGGAGAAGGACAGGACGGACAGCCAGATCGCCCTCGAGGAGGCGCTGCGCCGGGGTGCGGACGAGATCCTGCTGGCGGGCGGCTCCGGCACCCGGCTGGATCACACGCTTTCCAACGTCCTGCTCCTGCCCCGGTGCCCGGTTCCGGTCACGATGACCGACGGCAAGAGCGTCGTGCGGGTCCTGCGGGACGGCCAGACGCTGGAGGTGCCGCGGGCAGCGGGCGCCTACCTCTCCCTGGTTCCGCTCACCCCGGCCGTCACCGGCGTGACGGTGACCGGCGTGCACTGGCCCCTGGGGGGCGCGGCTCTGCGGTGGGGCGAGTCGCTGGGCATCTCCAACCGGGTGGTTGATGTCGCCGCCCGGGTGTCCGTTGGCGCCGGTTGCCTGCTGGTCATCCAGGCGTGGGACTGA
- a CDS encoding HAD family hydrolase, whose protein sequence is MKIRLFAFDLDGTLVDRAGRISAENRRAVAMARASGAEVILVTGRSWRTTLPYYRELGLTGPAICYLGALVVEDESGWIGYHRPLAPEAWARLRRFALEEGLSITAVAAADRAVPGFQLPPKDLLVNDVAYSTGPPDDFACWREWNPYTEIDPGLERATAPPTMAAIYGDRAVARVTAAFPDGLPASQFDLSDRVPGETVLHVWHEEVDKGRALARYCRRRGIPASAVMALGDTTVDVPMLRFAGIGVAVPDGHPAALEAADWVATPAEAVARALGAGG, encoded by the coding sequence ATGAAGATCCGACTCTTTGCCTTCGATCTGGATGGGACCCTTGTGGACCGGGCCGGGCGCATCTCGGCGGAGAACCGCCGCGCCGTGGCGATGGCCCGCGCCTCGGGCGCGGAGGTCATCCTTGTGACCGGCCGGTCCTGGCGGACGACCCTTCCCTATTACCGGGAGCTGGGGCTCACCGGTCCGGCGATCTGCTACCTGGGCGCGCTGGTGGTGGAGGACGAATCCGGGTGGATCGGCTACCACCGCCCGCTGGCGCCGGAGGCCTGGGCCCGGCTGCGCCGGTTCGCCCTGGAGGAGGGGCTCTCCATCACCGCGGTCGCGGCGGCCGACCGGGCCGTGCCGGGGTTCCAGCTGCCGCCCAAGGACCTGCTGGTGAATGATGTCGCCTACAGCACGGGCCCGCCGGACGACTTCGCCTGCTGGCGGGAGTGGAATCCTTACACCGAGATCGACCCCGGGCTGGAGCGGGCCACCGCCCCGCCGACGATGGCGGCGATATACGGCGACCGGGCGGTTGCGCGGGTGACGGCGGCGTTTCCGGACGGGCTCCCGGCCTCCCAGTTCGACCTGAGCGACCGGGTCCCCGGCGAGACGGTGCTGCACGTCTGGCACGAGGAGGTCGACAAGGGTCGGGCGCTGGCGCGCTACTGCCGGCGCCGGGGGATTCCCGCCTCCGCCGTCATGGCCCTGGGCGACACGACGGTGGACGTCCCCATGCTCCGGTTCGCCGGCATCGGCGTCGCCGTCCCCGACGGCCATCCGGCAGCGCTGGAGGCGGCCGACTGGGTCGCCACCCCCGCGGAGGCGGTCGCCCGGGCGCTCGGTGCCGGGGGGTGA
- a CDS encoding CCA tRNA nucleotidyltransferase, producing the protein MGGAARALRLGWGRWALPGRLRRALPPGGRTILARLTGAGHEAVVVGGAVRDLLLGLVPQDWDLATSARPAELQALFPEGRAVGAARETGTLLIPGDGTTYEITPYRAGRLEGDLARRDFTIDAMAATPEGRLIDPLGGRRDLAAGVVRACGRPEDRLAEDPLRMLRAVRLAAQFDLELDPALARAIAALAPRLQAVAPERIGAEFGRLLVTDRPAWGMQRLRELGLLHQFAPELLEMVGVEQNRYHAFPVWEHSLMALALVPPALHLRLAALLHDVAKPRCLSVDADGERHFYGHEAVGAELADRLLRRLRFDNATREKAVHLVRRHMDLHLDGPVTDAALRRMVRRIGVEHLDDLVQLRRADRLASGKREGDLGPDTMAILDGIRRVLAEDAALKVTDLAVDGHDVMAAFGRGPGPYVGQVLEALLEEVLDRPELNRREALLRRLQEMADGGWKG; encoded by the coding sequence ATGGGCGGAGCGGCCAGGGCGCTGCGGCTCGGCTGGGGCCGGTGGGCCCTGCCGGGCCGGCTTCGGCGCGCCCTGCCTCCCGGCGGGCGGACGATCCTGGCGAGGCTCACAGGAGCCGGGCACGAGGCGGTCGTGGTCGGCGGCGCGGTGCGGGACCTCTTGCTGGGCCTCGTACCCCAGGACTGGGACCTGGCGACCAGCGCCCGCCCGGCCGAGCTGCAGGCCCTGTTCCCGGAAGGCCGGGCCGTGGGCGCGGCCCGGGAGACCGGCACGCTGCTGATCCCGGGGGACGGGACGACCTACGAGATTACGCCCTACCGCGCCGGCAGGCTGGAAGGGGACCTGGCCCGGCGCGACTTCACCATCGACGCCATGGCCGCCACCCCCGAAGGCCGGCTGATCGATCCCCTCGGGGGGCGGCGGGACCTGGCGGCGGGGGTCGTGCGGGCCTGCGGCCGACCCGAGGACCGGCTGGCCGAGGACCCGCTGCGGATGCTGCGGGCCGTGCGGCTGGCGGCCCAGTTCGACCTGGAGCTGGACCCGGCCCTGGCCCGGGCCATTGCCGCGCTCGCGCCGCGGCTTCAGGCCGTGGCCCCCGAGCGGATCGGCGCCGAGTTCGGCCGGCTGCTGGTGACCGACCGGCCCGCGTGGGGGATGCAGCGGCTGCGGGAGCTGGGGCTGCTGCATCAGTTCGCCCCGGAGCTCCTGGAGATGGTGGGGGTGGAACAGAACCGGTACCACGCCTTCCCCGTGTGGGAGCATTCGCTGATGGCCCTGGCCCTGGTGCCGCCCGCCCTGCACCTCCGCCTCGCGGCGCTGCTGCACGACGTCGCCAAGCCCCGGTGCCTCTCCGTGGACGCGGACGGGGAGCGCCACTTCTACGGGCACGAGGCGGTCGGGGCCGAACTGGCTGACCGGCTGCTGCGGCGGCTGCGGTTCGACAACGCCACCCGGGAAAAGGCCGTGCACCTGGTGCGCCGCCACATGGACCTGCACCTGGACGGCCCGGTCACCGACGCGGCCCTGCGCCGGATGGTCCGGCGGATCGGGGTGGAGCACCTGGACGACCTGGTGCAGCTTCGCCGGGCCGACCGGCTGGCTTCGGGCAAGCGGGAGGGCGACCTGGGCCCGGACACGATGGCGATCCTGGACGGCATCCGGAGGGTGCTGGCGGAGGACGCGGCGCTGAAGGTCACGGACCTGGCCGTCGACGGCCACGACGTGATGGCCGCCTTCGGGCGCGGCCCGGGCCCCTACGTGGGCCAGGTGCTGGAGGCCCTGTTGGAGGAGGTTCTGGATCGGCCGGAGCTGAACCGGCGGGAGGCGCTGCTGCGGCGGCTGCAGGAGATGGCGGACGGCGGCTGGAAAGGATGA